One Drosophila virilis strain 15010-1051.87 chromosome 5, Dvir_AGI_RSII-ME, whole genome shotgun sequence DNA window includes the following coding sequences:
- the Patronin gene encoding patronin isoform X8 has translation MDAETQEIRQARQRASVKWLLSKAFNNRVPDNLKEPFYRDHENQERLKPQIVVELGNATLYCQTLSNLYSDPNYQSLNHWSILQTLARKGVPVAESSDMPITETVLIQTNPLRINAHMSVIESLMVLYAKEISSGDRVVAAIRRISGSNYQAPAGQSYEQGLLAWISHACAALKKRIVKELETSVPDEIGTRLQTPDIPPVRDFQDLCDGICLALLISYYCPKVVPWTSVRINYLPAVEDSIHNILLVSSFSQKHLPYGVFHMTPEDITYMRGSMKLNLVLLLTDLFNLFEIHPAKCVCYPGMDGQDVITRRSQGANVHGICHRRGLTMQPVTPIPDLRSDLDQPPIGSPSNRPPFQVPHTNSFSGGALNRRSTPPTEYQTMQSNNFDGNQAEAFVVHKSRGITTLSSMHSQQQQQQQQQQQYQHQQQSQQEPLVPARLRQAKEKNNVESKADERGDFVAAGRPSNWEQSRRPSFAGRRSRRNSSSEDSQLTIENFGGSQDQLNTLGRYERERDRERKLSNTSVEPAVAVRSSIADARGTLQLGYDTDSGSEKQDRETEKYSMRRQASSADNVPTASAHNLSNAGSPLPARNKQHSIDRDYSTVDHYNDARSTGYDPESTPVRKSSTSSMPASPAAWQLDTCDDDLRSLENATKLSTMRMKLEERRRRIEQDKRKIEMAVLRHQEKVCQEDLESCPDVLKWETMSNESKRTPEIDPADMDKYQQSIAIMNMNLQDIQQDIHRLATQQSQMQAQHLQAQQLMQAQQIANMLNQQQTYGSQQHLAEHHYQQRPMQQSFGSSPHLPQAFNAPVSAYNSRPPSRDPYQQQQQQHHSHQQQPMQMPPMQYVNEHGQYMSPPAHYMQPQSIYSDNGAPYNNHSPYGAPPMPQYQQQHQQRNSVYDEYGQPANHFYLHESPPQPHPQRRTWAHSAAAAAYEQQQQAQQQQQQQPLLDVNAWQIQKKMQQQQQQQNWPNRPPSSAGTSQGFVLHQNGGGGGGELQHLFQVQSSPQHGQRIHGGGGSGSANGVQRQQSLTNLRDNRSPKGNMGQPMGMGQHEDMMAPQSICFIGDEEDVDELERNIIESMQSTRISDFVVQQQQRLHHHQQQQQQQQQQQLPTAHSGRGSSSEDYDSGELISNKLNITSGNLTYRIPSPSRPAIQANSFQDPRGGGGNGNGNGSGSGEEQRPEKGFYISFDNDQPKRPKPPLRAKKSPKKEPSRDNVDNQVVLKRESLSQLHNSNNFASEEAKNATAARHSIHNFPGVQANANANPAGNATYNKYTDEPPIQLRQITASAAEPNVHERRHLEDLTNQPQQQQQQQPLSPSRLRAEHSSSSAEAAKKKALVIGVDATNLDPESVDEMERRKEKIMLLSLQRRQQQEEAKARKEIEASQKREKEREKEEERARKKEEQVARRAAILEQHRLKKAIEEAEREGKTLDRPDLHVKLQPQSSNASTPRLRQQRVTRPRPKTIHVDDASVDISEASSLSSRGKKGSSSNLTGYGQLSSNSMKRDFYRGSQDSLTVKEPAVERGRTLSRISVAKGSTLNFRGRKSNSLMNLCDSGLGRATPPRRAPSPGMAASGRHMPSPSGPGSLPPGLISKRRGFDDGSSDTSLIMEYSGPKLYKQPAAKSNRGIILNAVEYCVFPGAVNREAKQKVLEKIARSEAKHFLVLFRDAGCQFRALYSYMPETDQVTKLYGTGPSQVDEVMFDKFFKYNSGGKCFSQVHTKHLTVTIDAFTIHNSLWQGKRVQLPSKKDMALVI, from the exons ATGGATGCCGAAACACAGGAAATACGACag GCTCGTCAACGTGCTTCCGTCAAATGGCTGCTCTCGAAAGCGTTCAACAATCGCGTGCCGGACAACCTGAAGGAGCCGTTCTATCGCGATCACGAGAACCAGGAACGCCTCAAGCCTCAAATCGTTGTGGAGTTGGGCAATGCGACGCTTTATTGCCAGACACTGTCCAATCTGTACTCCGACCCCAACTACCAAAGCTTAAATCACTGGTCAATATTACAGACGCTAGCGCGCAAGGGTGTACCCGTGGCCGAATCGTCGGACATGCCCATTACCGAAACGGTATTAATTCAAACGAATCCGTTGCGAATT AACGCCCACATGTCTGTGATAGAATCGCTGATGGTTCTCTATGCGAAGGAAATATCGTCGGGTGACCGTGTCGTGGCGGCCATACGGAG aATATCTGGTAGCAACTATCAGGCGCCTGCAGGCCAGTCCTATGAACAGGGCCTGCTCGCTTGGATATCGCATGCATGCGCCGCGCTTAAAAAGCGCATCGTCAAGGAGCTGGAAACCAGCGTGCCAGACGAGATT GGTACGCGTCTGCAGACGCCGGACATACCGCCAGTACGTGATTTTCAAGATCTGTGCGATGGCATTTGCCTGGCCCTGCTCATCTCCTACTACTGCCCCAAGGTGGTGCCGTGGACGAGTGTGCGCATTAACTATCTGCCTGCTGTGGAGGACTCCATACACAATATACTGCTGGTGAGCAGTTTTTCACAAAAGCATTTGCCATACGGCGTCTTCCACATGACGCCCGAGGACATAACATACATGCGAGG CTCAATGAAACTAAAtctggtgttgctgctgacgGATTTGTTCAATTTGTTCGAGATACACCCGGCCAAATGTGTCTGTTACCCGGGCATGGATGGACAGG ATGTCATCACAAGGCGCAGCCAGGGCGCCAATGTGCACGGAATCTGCCATCGACGGGGCCTCACAATGCAGCCCGTTACGCCCATACCCGATTTGCGCAGCGATCTTGACCAGCCGCCCATTGGGTCACCCTCGAATCGGCCGCCGTTTCAAG ttccGCACACAAATTCATTCAGCGGCGGCGCCTTAAATCGCAGGTCAACTCCGCCCACCGAATATCAAACGATGCAGTCAAATAATTTTGATGGCAACCAGGCCGAAG CGTTCGTCGTGCACAAGTCGCGTGGCATTACCACACTCTCATCCATGcactcgcagcagcagcagcaacagcaacagcagcagcagtatcagcaccagcaacagtcACAGCAGGAGCCCTTGGTTCCAGCTCGCTTGCGTCaggcaaaagaaaagaacaatGTCGAGTCGAAAGCAGACGAGAGAG GCGATTTTGTCGCTGCGGGCCGACCAAGTAACTGGGAACAGAGCCGGCGTCCAAGTTTCGCAG GTCGTCGCTCGCGACGAAACTCCTCCAGCGAAGACTCGCAGTTGACTATTGAGAACTTTGGCGGCTCACAGGATCAGCTCAATACGCTGGGCCGCTACGAGCGCGAACGGGACAGAGAACGTAAGCTGTCCAATACAAGTGTGG AACCGGCCGTGGCAGTGCGTTCTTCAATTGCTGATGCTCGTGGCACGCTACAGCTGGGCTACGACACGGATTCGGGATCTGAGAAACAGGATCGCGAAACCGAAAAGTATTCTATGCGTCGACAGGCTAG CAGTGCGGACAATGTGCCAACGGCCTCTGCGCATAATCTGTCAAATGCGGGCAGTCCGTTGCCGGCGCGGAACAAGCAACATTCCATCGATAGGGACTACTCGACAGTCGACCACTATAATGACGCCAGATCGACTGGGTATGATCCAGAAAGCACGCCCGTGCGTAAATCCTCAACCAGCAGCATGCCAGCGAGTCCGGCGGCTTGGCAGCTGGACACCTGTGACGATGATTTACGCTCGCTGGAGAATGCCACCAAGTTATCTACGATGCGGATGAAACTGGAGGAGAGACGTCGCCGCATTGAGCAGGATAAGCGCAAAATCGAAATGGCAGTGCTGCGGCATCAGGAGAAGGTTTGCCAG GAGGACTTGGAATCGTGTCCCGACGTCTTAAAGTGGGAGACCATGAGCAACGAGTCGAAGCGTACGCCGGAAATAGATCCAGCTGACATGGACAAATACCAA CAAAGCATCGCCATTATGAACATGAATCTGCAGGATATCCAACAGGATATCCATCGGCTGGCCACGCAGCAAAGCCAAATGCAGGCACAGCATCTGCAAGCGCAGCAGCTGATGCAGGCACAACAAATAGCCAACATGCTGAATCAG CAGCAAACGTATGGCTCGCAGCAGCATCTGGCTGAGCACCATTACCAGCAGCGACCTATGCAGCAAAGTTTTGGCTCATCACCGCATCTTCCGCAGGCTTTTAATGCGCCAGTCAGCGCCTACAATTCCCGTCCGCCAAGCCGCGATCCctaccaacagcagcagcagcagcaccattCACACCAACAGCAACCCATGCAGATGCCACCCATGCAGTACGTCAACGAGCACGGACAGTACATGTCGCCGCCCGCTCACTACATGCAGCCTCAAAGCATCTACAGCGACAATGGCGCCCCTTACAACAACCACTCCCCCTACGGAGCACCTCCGATGCCGCAGtaccagcaacagcaccagcaacgCAACAGCGTTTACGATGAGTACGGCCAGCCGGCAAATCACTTTTACCTGCACGAGTCTCCGCCTCAACCGCATCCACAGCGTCGCACCTGGGCGCActcggcggcagcggcagcgtacgaacagcagcaacaggcacagcaacagcagcagcagcaaccactgTTGGATGTCAATGCCTGGCAAATACAGAAGAagatgcagcaacagcagcagcagcaaaactgGCCTAATCGGCCGCCCTCCAGCGCTGGCACGTCTCAGGGCTTTGTGCTGCACCAAAacggaggcggcggcggcggtgaaTTGCAGCATCTATTCCAGGTGCAGTCTTCCCCACAACACGGTCAGCGGATACATGGCGGgggtggcagtggcagcgccAACGGCGTACAGCGGCAGCAATCGCTGACGAATCTACGTGACAATCGGTCACCCAAGGGCAACATGGGCCAGCCCATGGGAATGGGACAGCACGAGGACATGATGGCGCCGCAAAGTATTTGCTTCATCGGCGACGAGGAAGATGTTGATGAGCTAGAGCGCAACATTATCGAGTCTATGCAATCGACTCGGATTTCCGATTTTgtggtgcagcagcagcaacgccttcatcatcatcagcagcaacagcaacagcagcagcagcagcagctgccgacGGCGCACAGCGGACGCGGCAGCAGCTCTGAGGATTACGACAGCGGCGAGCTGATTTCCAATAAACTTAACATCACCAGCGGCAATCTCACTTACCGCATTCCCTCGCCCTCGCGCCCCGCCATACAGGCCAACAGCTTTCAGGATCCACGTGGAGGGGGCggcaacggaaacggaaacggtAGTGGTAGCGGCGAGGAGCAGCGGCCCGAAAAGGGCTTCTATATATCCTTCGACAACGATCAGCCGAAGCGACCGAAGCCGCCACTGCGCGCCAAGAAGTCACCCAAAAAGGAGCCCAGCAGGGATAATGTGGACAACCAAGTTGTCCTTAAACGTGAATCGCTAAGTCAActgcacaacagcaacaattttgcCAGCGAGGAGGCCAAAAACGCAACTGCTGCCAGGCACAGCATCCACAACTTCCCCGGCGTCcaagccaatgccaatgccaatccAGCCGGCAACGCAACCTACAACAAATACACAGACGAGCCGCCTATCCAGCTGCGCCAAATAACAGCATCGGCGGCCGAACCCAATGTCCACGAGCGCCGGCATCTCGAGGACCTCACCaatcagccgcagcagcagcagcagcaacagccgctcTCGCCATCTCGATTAAGGGCCGAacatagcagcagcagcgccgagGCGGCCAAGAAAAAAGCGCTGGTCATTGGCGTCGATGCGACCAATCTAGATCCG GAATCTGTGGACGAAATGGAACGTCGCAAAGAGAAGATAATGTTGCTTTCCCTGCAACGCCGACAGCAGCAAGAGGAGGCCAAGGCGCGAAAGGAGATAGAGGCATCCCAAAAACGAGAAAAGGAACGAGAAAAGGAGGAAGAGCGCGCGCGCAAAAAGGAGGAACAGGTGGCGCGACGTGCGGCCATATTGGAACAACATAGACTAAAAAAAGCCATCGAGGAAGCCGAGCGAGAA GGTAAAACTCTGGACCGGCCCGATTTACATGTAAAACTGCAGCCACAGTCTTCAAACGCGTCCACGCCGCGTCTTAGACAGCAACGTGTGACTAGGCCACGGCCCAAAACGATCCACGTCGACGACGCCAGTGTGGACATTAGTGAGGCTTCAAGCCTATCCAGTCGGGGCAAAAAAGGCTCAAGTTCAAACCTAACCG GCTACGGTCAACTAAGCTCCAATTCAATGAAAAGAGACTTTTATAGGGGCTCGCAAGACTCCCTTACAGTTAAAg AGCCAGCCGTCGAAAGGGGCCGCACCCTGTCGCGTATATCAGTTGCTAAGGGGAGCACGCTTAATTTCCGTGGCCGAAAATCCAATTCGCTAATGAATTTGTGCG ATTCGGGACTGGGACGTGCCACTCCGCCGCGGCGAGCACCGTCACCAGGAATGGCGGCATCAGGTAGGCATATGCCATCTCCCTCTGGACCAGGCTCTTTGCCGCCAGGTTTGATATCGAAGCGTCGCGGATTTGATGATGGATCAAGCGATACGTCTTTAATCATGGAATACTCGG GTCCAAAATTGTACAAACAACCAGCGGCCAAATCAAATCGCGGCATTATACTAAATGCCGTTGAGTACTGCGTTTTTCCCGGCGCCGTTAACCGTGAAGCCAAACAGAAAGTGCTCGAGAAGATCGCACGCTCGGAGGCCAAACACTTCCTCGTACTCTTCCGGGATGCGGGCTGCCAATTCCGCGCCCTCTACAGTTACATGCCGGAGACGGATCAAGTGACGAAGCTGTACGGCACGGGACCTAGTCAAGTCGACGAAGTCATGTTCGATAAATTCTTCAA ATACAACTCAGGTGGGAAATGCTTCTCACAGGTGCACACAAAGCATCTGACCGTCACGATAGACGCCTTCACAATACACAACTCACTGTGGCAGGGCAAGCGGGTGCAGTTGCCCAGCAAAAAGGACATGGCGCTTGTGATTTAA
- the Patronin gene encoding patronin isoform X19, with the protein MDAETQEIRQARQRASVKWLLSKAFNNRVPDNLKEPFYRDHENQERLKPQIVVELGNATLYCQTLSNLYSDPNYQSLNHWSILQTLARKGVPVAESSDMPITETVLIQTNPLRINAHMSVIESLMVLYAKEISSGDRVVAAIRRISGSNYQAPAGQSYEQGLLAWISHACAALKKRIVKELETSVPDEIGTRLQTPDIPPVRDFQDLCDGICLALLISYYCPKVVPWTSVRINYLPAVEDSIHNILLVSSFSQKHLPYGVFHMTPEDITYMRGSMKLNLVLLLTDLFNLFEIHPAKCVCYPGMDGQDVITRRSQGANVHGICHRRGLTMQPVTPIPDLRSDLDQPPIGSPSNRPPFQVPHTNSFSGGALNRRSTPPTEYQTMQSNNFDGNQAEAFVVHKSRGITTLSSMHSQQQQQQQQQQQYQHQQQSQQEPLVPARLRQAKEKNNVESKADERGDFVAAGRPSNWEQSRRPSFAGRRSRRNSSSEDSQLTIENFGGSQDQLNTLGRYERERDRERKLSNTSVEPAVAVRSSIADARGTLQLGYDTDSGSEKQDRETEKYSMRRQASSADNVPTASAHNLSNAGSPLPARNKQHSIDRDYSTVDHYNDARSTGYDPESTPVRKSSTSSMPASPAAWQLDTCDDDLRSLENATKLSTMRMKLEERRRRIEQDKRKIEMAVLRHQEKVCQEDLESCPDVLKWETMSNESKRTPEIDPADMDKYQQSIAIMNMNLQDIQQDIHRLATQQSQMQAQHLQAQQLMQAQQIANMLNQQQTYGSQQHLAEHHYQQRPMQQSFGSSPHLPQAFNAPVSAYNSRPPSRDPYQQQQQQHHSHQQQPMQMPPMQYVNEHGQYMSPPAHYMQPQSIYSDNGAPYNNHSPYGAPPMPQYQQQHQQRNSVYDEYGQPANHFYLHESPPQPHPQRRTWAHSAAAAAYEQQQQAQQQQQQQPLLDVNAWQIQKKMQQQQQQQNWPNRPPSSAGTSQGFVLHQNGGGGGGELQHLFQVQSSPQHGQRIHGGGGSGSANGVQRQQSLTNLRDNRSPKGNMGQPMGMGQHEDMMAPQSICFIGDEEDVDELERNIIESMQSTRISDFVVQQQQRLHHHQQQQQQQQQQQLPTAHSGRGSSSEDYDSGELISNKLNITSGNLTYRIPSPSRPAIQANSFQDPRGGGGNGNGNGSGSGEEQRPEKGFYISFDNDQPKRPKPPLRAKKSPKKEPSRDNVDNQVVLKRESLSQLHNSNNFASEEAKNATAARHSIHNFPGVQANANANPAGNATYNKYTDEPPIQLRQITASAAEPNVHERRHLEDLTNQPQQQQQQQPLSPSRLRAEHSSSSAEAAKKKALVIGVDATNLDPESVDEMERRKEKIMLLSLQRRQQQEEAKARKEIEASQKREKEREKEEERARKKEEQVARRAAILEQHRLKKAIEEAEREGKTLDRPDLHVKLQPQSSNASTPRLRQQRVTRPRPKTIHVDDASVDISEASSLSSRGKKGSSSNLTESPDDYPSTSSTPIGRRGSYKTSRDSGLGRATPPRRAPSPGMAASGRHMPSPSGPGSLPPGLISKRRGFDDGSSDTSLIMEYSGPKLYKQPAAKSNRGIILNAVEYCVFPGAVNREAKQKVLEKIARSEAKHFLVLFRDAGCQFRALYSYMPETDQVTKLYGTGPSQVDEVMFDKFFKYNSGGKCFSQVHTKHLTVTIDAFTIHNSLWQGKRVQLPSKKDMALVI; encoded by the exons ATGGATGCCGAAACACAGGAAATACGACag GCTCGTCAACGTGCTTCCGTCAAATGGCTGCTCTCGAAAGCGTTCAACAATCGCGTGCCGGACAACCTGAAGGAGCCGTTCTATCGCGATCACGAGAACCAGGAACGCCTCAAGCCTCAAATCGTTGTGGAGTTGGGCAATGCGACGCTTTATTGCCAGACACTGTCCAATCTGTACTCCGACCCCAACTACCAAAGCTTAAATCACTGGTCAATATTACAGACGCTAGCGCGCAAGGGTGTACCCGTGGCCGAATCGTCGGACATGCCCATTACCGAAACGGTATTAATTCAAACGAATCCGTTGCGAATT AACGCCCACATGTCTGTGATAGAATCGCTGATGGTTCTCTATGCGAAGGAAATATCGTCGGGTGACCGTGTCGTGGCGGCCATACGGAG aATATCTGGTAGCAACTATCAGGCGCCTGCAGGCCAGTCCTATGAACAGGGCCTGCTCGCTTGGATATCGCATGCATGCGCCGCGCTTAAAAAGCGCATCGTCAAGGAGCTGGAAACCAGCGTGCCAGACGAGATT GGTACGCGTCTGCAGACGCCGGACATACCGCCAGTACGTGATTTTCAAGATCTGTGCGATGGCATTTGCCTGGCCCTGCTCATCTCCTACTACTGCCCCAAGGTGGTGCCGTGGACGAGTGTGCGCATTAACTATCTGCCTGCTGTGGAGGACTCCATACACAATATACTGCTGGTGAGCAGTTTTTCACAAAAGCATTTGCCATACGGCGTCTTCCACATGACGCCCGAGGACATAACATACATGCGAGG CTCAATGAAACTAAAtctggtgttgctgctgacgGATTTGTTCAATTTGTTCGAGATACACCCGGCCAAATGTGTCTGTTACCCGGGCATGGATGGACAGG ATGTCATCACAAGGCGCAGCCAGGGCGCCAATGTGCACGGAATCTGCCATCGACGGGGCCTCACAATGCAGCCCGTTACGCCCATACCCGATTTGCGCAGCGATCTTGACCAGCCGCCCATTGGGTCACCCTCGAATCGGCCGCCGTTTCAAG ttccGCACACAAATTCATTCAGCGGCGGCGCCTTAAATCGCAGGTCAACTCCGCCCACCGAATATCAAACGATGCAGTCAAATAATTTTGATGGCAACCAGGCCGAAG CGTTCGTCGTGCACAAGTCGCGTGGCATTACCACACTCTCATCCATGcactcgcagcagcagcagcaacagcaacagcagcagcagtatcagcaccagcaacagtcACAGCAGGAGCCCTTGGTTCCAGCTCGCTTGCGTCaggcaaaagaaaagaacaatGTCGAGTCGAAAGCAGACGAGAGAG GCGATTTTGTCGCTGCGGGCCGACCAAGTAACTGGGAACAGAGCCGGCGTCCAAGTTTCGCAG GTCGTCGCTCGCGACGAAACTCCTCCAGCGAAGACTCGCAGTTGACTATTGAGAACTTTGGCGGCTCACAGGATCAGCTCAATACGCTGGGCCGCTACGAGCGCGAACGGGACAGAGAACGTAAGCTGTCCAATACAAGTGTGG AACCGGCCGTGGCAGTGCGTTCTTCAATTGCTGATGCTCGTGGCACGCTACAGCTGGGCTACGACACGGATTCGGGATCTGAGAAACAGGATCGCGAAACCGAAAAGTATTCTATGCGTCGACAGGCTAG CAGTGCGGACAATGTGCCAACGGCCTCTGCGCATAATCTGTCAAATGCGGGCAGTCCGTTGCCGGCGCGGAACAAGCAACATTCCATCGATAGGGACTACTCGACAGTCGACCACTATAATGACGCCAGATCGACTGGGTATGATCCAGAAAGCACGCCCGTGCGTAAATCCTCAACCAGCAGCATGCCAGCGAGTCCGGCGGCTTGGCAGCTGGACACCTGTGACGATGATTTACGCTCGCTGGAGAATGCCACCAAGTTATCTACGATGCGGATGAAACTGGAGGAGAGACGTCGCCGCATTGAGCAGGATAAGCGCAAAATCGAAATGGCAGTGCTGCGGCATCAGGAGAAGGTTTGCCAG GAGGACTTGGAATCGTGTCCCGACGTCTTAAAGTGGGAGACCATGAGCAACGAGTCGAAGCGTACGCCGGAAATAGATCCAGCTGACATGGACAAATACCAA CAAAGCATCGCCATTATGAACATGAATCTGCAGGATATCCAACAGGATATCCATCGGCTGGCCACGCAGCAAAGCCAAATGCAGGCACAGCATCTGCAAGCGCAGCAGCTGATGCAGGCACAACAAATAGCCAACATGCTGAATCAG CAGCAAACGTATGGCTCGCAGCAGCATCTGGCTGAGCACCATTACCAGCAGCGACCTATGCAGCAAAGTTTTGGCTCATCACCGCATCTTCCGCAGGCTTTTAATGCGCCAGTCAGCGCCTACAATTCCCGTCCGCCAAGCCGCGATCCctaccaacagcagcagcagcagcaccattCACACCAACAGCAACCCATGCAGATGCCACCCATGCAGTACGTCAACGAGCACGGACAGTACATGTCGCCGCCCGCTCACTACATGCAGCCTCAAAGCATCTACAGCGACAATGGCGCCCCTTACAACAACCACTCCCCCTACGGAGCACCTCCGATGCCGCAGtaccagcaacagcaccagcaacgCAACAGCGTTTACGATGAGTACGGCCAGCCGGCAAATCACTTTTACCTGCACGAGTCTCCGCCTCAACCGCATCCACAGCGTCGCACCTGGGCGCActcggcggcagcggcagcgtacgaacagcagcaacaggcacagcaacagcagcagcagcaaccactgTTGGATGTCAATGCCTGGCAAATACAGAAGAagatgcagcaacagcagcagcagcaaaactgGCCTAATCGGCCGCCCTCCAGCGCTGGCACGTCTCAGGGCTTTGTGCTGCACCAAAacggaggcggcggcggcggtgaaTTGCAGCATCTATTCCAGGTGCAGTCTTCCCCACAACACGGTCAGCGGATACATGGCGGgggtggcagtggcagcgccAACGGCGTACAGCGGCAGCAATCGCTGACGAATCTACGTGACAATCGGTCACCCAAGGGCAACATGGGCCAGCCCATGGGAATGGGACAGCACGAGGACATGATGGCGCCGCAAAGTATTTGCTTCATCGGCGACGAGGAAGATGTTGATGAGCTAGAGCGCAACATTATCGAGTCTATGCAATCGACTCGGATTTCCGATTTTgtggtgcagcagcagcaacgccttcatcatcatcagcagcaacagcaacagcagcagcagcagcagctgccgacGGCGCACAGCGGACGCGGCAGCAGCTCTGAGGATTACGACAGCGGCGAGCTGATTTCCAATAAACTTAACATCACCAGCGGCAATCTCACTTACCGCATTCCCTCGCCCTCGCGCCCCGCCATACAGGCCAACAGCTTTCAGGATCCACGTGGAGGGGGCggcaacggaaacggaaacggtAGTGGTAGCGGCGAGGAGCAGCGGCCCGAAAAGGGCTTCTATATATCCTTCGACAACGATCAGCCGAAGCGACCGAAGCCGCCACTGCGCGCCAAGAAGTCACCCAAAAAGGAGCCCAGCAGGGATAATGTGGACAACCAAGTTGTCCTTAAACGTGAATCGCTAAGTCAActgcacaacagcaacaattttgcCAGCGAGGAGGCCAAAAACGCAACTGCTGCCAGGCACAGCATCCACAACTTCCCCGGCGTCcaagccaatgccaatgccaatccAGCCGGCAACGCAACCTACAACAAATACACAGACGAGCCGCCTATCCAGCTGCGCCAAATAACAGCATCGGCGGCCGAACCCAATGTCCACGAGCGCCGGCATCTCGAGGACCTCACCaatcagccgcagcagcagcagcagcaacagccgctcTCGCCATCTCGATTAAGGGCCGAacatagcagcagcagcgccgagGCGGCCAAGAAAAAAGCGCTGGTCATTGGCGTCGATGCGACCAATCTAGATCCG GAATCTGTGGACGAAATGGAACGTCGCAAAGAGAAGATAATGTTGCTTTCCCTGCAACGCCGACAGCAGCAAGAGGAGGCCAAGGCGCGAAAGGAGATAGAGGCATCCCAAAAACGAGAAAAGGAACGAGAAAAGGAGGAAGAGCGCGCGCGCAAAAAGGAGGAACAGGTGGCGCGACGTGCGGCCATATTGGAACAACATAGACTAAAAAAAGCCATCGAGGAAGCCGAGCGAGAA GGTAAAACTCTGGACCGGCCCGATTTACATGTAAAACTGCAGCCACAGTCTTCAAACGCGTCCACGCCGCGTCTTAGACAGCAACGTGTGACTAGGCCACGGCCCAAAACGATCCACGTCGACGACGCCAGTGTGGACATTAGTGAGGCTTCAAGCCTATCCAGTCGGGGCAAAAAAGGCTCAAGTTCAAACCTAACCG AGTCCCCCGATGATTATCCCAGCACAAGTTCAACTCCGATTGGACGACGGGGATCATACAAAACTTCCAGAG ATTCGGGACTGGGACGTGCCACTCCGCCGCGGCGAGCACCGTCACCAGGAATGGCGGCATCAGGTAGGCATATGCCATCTCCCTCTGGACCAGGCTCTTTGCCGCCAGGTTTGATATCGAAGCGTCGCGGATTTGATGATGGATCAAGCGATACGTCTTTAATCATGGAATACTCGG GTCCAAAATTGTACAAACAACCAGCGGCCAAATCAAATCGCGGCATTATACTAAATGCCGTTGAGTACTGCGTTTTTCCCGGCGCCGTTAACCGTGAAGCCAAACAGAAAGTGCTCGAGAAGATCGCACGCTCGGAGGCCAAACACTTCCTCGTACTCTTCCGGGATGCGGGCTGCCAATTCCGCGCCCTCTACAGTTACATGCCGGAGACGGATCAAGTGACGAAGCTGTACGGCACGGGACCTAGTCAAGTCGACGAAGTCATGTTCGATAAATTCTTCAA ATACAACTCAGGTGGGAAATGCTTCTCACAGGTGCACACAAAGCATCTGACCGTCACGATAGACGCCTTCACAATACACAACTCACTGTGGCAGGGCAAGCGGGTGCAGTTGCCCAGCAAAAAGGACATGGCGCTTGTGATTTAA